One Salvia splendens isolate huo1 chromosome 1, SspV2, whole genome shotgun sequence genomic window, ACAAACACACCAAGCAATTGGCTGAGAATGCCTATATTCATCCCAAACAATTCTCAAATTCGTGAAATAAGTATTCACATCATCATTTCCCAAACAATTCTCAAATTCGTGAAATAAGTATTCACATCATCATTTCCCTGCGCAAGTGCCATAATCTTCTGCCTGAGCTGATACGCACGAGCTGTGTCGAGCTGAGAAAACCTATCACGCAAATCCGACCAGATCTCATGTGCATTATCAATATACATAATGCTCGAGCAGATTTGAGGCGAAATCGAGTTTCGAAGCCAGGAAACCACCATACTATTGCATCGAAGCCACGCCGAGAATAGAAGATCATCATCGGCCGGTCGAAGAAGAACTCCATTGATGAAAGCAATTTTATTCTTCGCTAACAGAGCCGTAGTGACAGATCGGCTCCAATTGATGTAGTTTGGTCCAGTGAGGACCTGAGGAACCAACTGGAAGCTCGGATTATCACTCGGATGTAGATAATAGGGACTAGATGTGTCTTCCATTGGAGGAACAGCTTGAGCATTTCCACCTCTAGGATTGCGATTCATTGTAGCAAAGTAGAAGAAGTAAGCGGAAGCAAAATCAAAGGATTTCTCCTGATACCATGTGAAATTTCATGAAAAAGAATAATATGGAAACGAATTGAGATAGAAGATGAAAGAATATCTcattaaacttcaaaaaaaaCTTCTCAAAAAACAAGCTACATAGCAGCTAGCTATTTATACTAAAGCTAAGATATTTATTGAAGAAACtaacaaatattccaactaaACTCATAACCAACTTTGTAACTAACTCAGCAGCTGACTAGATGCCAGCTGGAGGTGACTCAGCATCTTTCTAGCTGTATGCCAGCTCAGCTCGTTGCCATGCACACCTGCAATCTTTCTCTTTCGACTTCATTCTTTCACTCAAGCTTCATGCACGGCTTTGCTCAAACTCTTATTTTCCACACGcttttttgtattttgatgATATGATAGTTCATACGTGGCCTGTCTAATTAGTTAGTTTGtgcatatgaagctaaattccTTCAAGTTTTTAGTCTCCTGGACAAAAGAAAAAGTTTGGTGAGTTTATATTGGATGAATGTAATTCCCCATATCTATGCGGGGATTTTCTCTGGTGCTCTATTTAATCAACTGAGGAGTTCTTCATGAGTCCTAGTGTAAGTGGTCAACAAAAAAGAGTAAGGTATTTTTGTTGCCTCCTTTTTATGTGCTTCTTAGGATTCTAGCCTTAGGTTATGATTGGGTTCTTTGATGCAAATTATGGTATTTATTGTCTATATCCTTGTCAGCATATAGGATACCATTTGATTATGTCTGGCCTTACTGGGTGAATCAGGTCAATGTCATCGCATATTGTAGGGTATCCCCGGGTGGGTGCAAAAAGAGAACTTAAGTTTGCACTGGAATCCTTCTGGGATGGAAAGAGCAGTGCCGAGGAACTGCAGAAGGTTGCAGCTGATCTTCGTGTCTCAATTTGGAAGCAGATGGCAGATGTTGGTATCAAGTATATTCCTAGCAACACGTTCTCGTTTTATGACCAGGTGTTGGATACCACTTCAATGTTGGGTGCAGTTCCCTCAAGATACGGTTGGAATGGGGGTGAGATAGGATTTGAAGTTTATTTTTCAATGGCTAGGGGCAATGCCTCTGTTCCTGCAATGGAGATGACCAAGTGGTTTGATACCAACTAGTAAGTAGTGCCTTATTGCTGTATTTGGTTTAGAGTATAGCATGATTTTCATATATGTTTAGTATATCAGTATTTAACAGTAGATACTTCATGTTGAAGCAGCCATTATATTGTCCCAGAATTGGGGCCAGATGTCGAGTTTTCTTATGGATCTCACAAGGCAGTGCAAGAATATAAGGAGGCTAAAGCTGTAAGTTCAATCACCATTATTTGATGTGCACATGTTCACTGTATCCATCAGATGATGTGTTAATTTGAGCCTCTGTATCAgctttatttaaaatattcgtttgttttatttttattgttcacAATTCAGAGTTAAGTTATGTATCTGGAACATTCTCATATCAGGTGGGTGACATTGACTCGATACTGTGAATTTGATATATTGCCATTGAGTCAAGATATGAATCTTTCTCTAGTACATTGTCCTTGTCCAATTCGAAGCAATTTTACTAGTGATTTCGAAAAATGTGAGTTGACATTCTACATGAATACATAATCTACTTACTCCAATAATTGCAGGAAATAGGATTACAGTTTCTTAGCAAGGTCTAGGGAGTTCTTAGCTACTTGtcttcattttattttagtttatgtcTATTAAAATTGGAATATCCATCCGGGCTTGCTGTTGGAGGATCTGATAACTATAGGAACATAAACTTCACTGTCATATATGTCTGTgttttaattttcatatttatttatgctAACTAAATTTGTCTGTGTTGGTGTTTCTATCATTGCAGCTTGGTGTTGATACAATTCCTGTCCTCATTGGTCCTGTTtcttatttattactatcaaaACGGGCAAAGGAAGTTGAGAAGTCATTTTCGCTTCTTTCCCTGATAGATAAGATCCTTCCTATTTACAAGTAAAATCATCACATATGCTCTGATTGtgcatttaatttaaatttcatgttgAAACGAACtgttctcttactttactatgaAGGAAAGTTGTGGCTGAACTAAAGGCTGCTGGTGCTAGCTGGATTCAGTTTGATGAGCCTTCTCTTGTCATGAATCTTGATTCTCACCAATTGGATGCATTTACTCATGCTTATAAAGAATTGGAATCTTCGGTTTCTGGCTTAAATGTCCTTATTGAGACATATTTTGCTGACCTCACTGCTGAGGCATATAGTACTGTTACTGCGTTGAAGGGTGTTACAGCTATTGGGTTTGATTTGGTCCGTGGACCTAAGACACTTGACTTAATCAGAAAGGGATTTCCTCCTGGAAAACATCTTTTTGCTGGAGTTGTTGATGGAAGAAATATTTGGGTTAATGACCTCGAAGCTTCTCTAAGTACCTTGAAGGCTCTGGAGGGTGTGGTGGCGAAAGGTGATTTCCTAAACCCTTTTACACTATAGATAACATGCTACAAAGTCATCTGTGGTTttcttagtatttttttaagtgTTTAAGATGTCAAGCAGCAAATCGTAATACTGTACATCATTGTACTTTACAGTATCTATTAATTGTGGATCTAGATATTGTCAATGAAAGATGAGATATGGAATCTtttttatgtattatatatCAGTTTATAGTGTGATTTTAGATTCCATAAACCTACATTTGATCACCTCTTATAAGATCTTCTCTTTTCATAATCCAGACAAGCTCGTGGTATCCACATCATGTTCTCTGCTTCATACCTCAGTTGATTTGGTGAATGAAAATATGTTGGATGGAGAGCTAAAGTCATGGCTTGCATTTGCTGCACAGAAGTTACTTGAAGTCAATGTGTTGGCAAAGACACTATCTGGACAGAAGGATGAGGTACTCCATTACCCATTTTTTTCAAGTTAGAATAGGCTCACATCAGATTTTGTGCCAGGGTGGAGAAAACATAAGCCACATCATTTTTCTGGTCTTTGGAAATTTTGGGTATTTCTGCTTTGCCACAGATCAACAAAATGTGTTATTATTAGTTTAATACATTGGTTTAAAAAATGTGTCTAAAGCCTAAGTGGATCAAAGTTTGGagaatattttcacaattttcactttattttatgCATTATTGGATCCTCAAGCGTGAAAGTGAACAGAAGCAGCTATAAAGGATGACCAGTTTACTTTTTTCCAGCTTTCATACAGAAAATATCTAGCATTTCTGCAGGTCaaaaaatgtttttaaaatTCGCAAACCGTAACTTTCTCGTTCTTGTTTTTACATTGAAGTTCCAGCTTATTGGTTTGacatatattttcattttctattaacaTAGGATGAGCTGCCATTTATACTGTGTTTACAGTTCTTCATTTAACTATTCAAATCTTTATCAGCACTTTGCTTGTTGAGATTCAAGAAGTTTGCAACCTCTGAAACTTGCTTGATTTGACTATCCTCTTCACATGTCCTAATGCATGTTAAAAGTAATCTCTCACTTTCTCCAAGTGGTTGTGgcataagttttttttttcaaaatagcTTCATTTCATCATGTATCTTGCTGCAAGATGTGAGTTATTGCCGAGTATCTTGCATTTTACCCCAAAATGTGAGTTATTGCAGAGTGTCTTAATTTCACCGCTTGCTTTCATTTCAGGCGTTCTTCTCTGCTAATGCAGCAGCTCTTGCTTCTAGAAGGTCATCCCCAAGAGTGACTAATGCGGCTGTTCAGAAGGCTGTACGAGTCTATGCTACTATACTTTTTCCATTCATGCTTTTCTTGTACGTTCATTTTTCACTTTAATTATGACCGCTGTTTTTGCTTCTATGTTCAGACCGCTGCGCTGGAGGAATTTGACCATCGCAGAGCTACAGTTGTCACTGCCAGGCTGGAAGCTCAGCAGGAAAAGCTTAATCTTCCCATCCTTCCAACTACTACGATTGGATCTTTTCCTCAAACTGCTGGGCTTAGGAAAGTTCGTCGTGAATATAAGGCTGGCAAGAAAGTATCGTTCTTATACTACTTCATCCATACACTAATTTTGGTGCTTTCAACTTCTATAACGTTGAGACTTCTGCTATTATCCTTTCAGAATATCTGTGGAAGAATATGTTGAAACCATTAAGGGTGAAATAGCAGATGTCATCAAAATTCAAGAAGAGCTCGGCATTGATGTTCTTGTTCATGGGGAACCAGAGGTGAGTTCAACTCAAAGCAATTgcaaatattgaaaaataaacacCTAACTATCACATTGGAAAACTGTAGAGAAATGACATGGTGGAGTACTTTGGGGAGCAGCTATCTGGTTTTGCATTCACTGAAAATGGC contains:
- the LOC121741102 gene encoding 5-methyltetrahydropteroyltriglutamate--homocysteine methyltransferase-like isoform X1, which codes for MQHNMTQISSAPLTSPNSPLFLSPASRSTTLVSIKFRIRSMSSHIVGYPRVGAKRELKFALESFWDGKSSAEELQKVAADLRVSIWKQMADVGIKYIPSNTFSFYDQVLDTTSMLGAVPSRYGWNGGEIGFEVYFSMARGNASVPAMEMTKWFDTNYHYIVPELGPDVEFSYGSHKAVQEYKEAKALGVDTIPVLIGPVSYLLLSKRAKEVEKSFSLLSLIDKILPIYKKVVAELKAAGASWIQFDEPSLVMNLDSHQLDAFTHAYKELESSVSGLNVLIETYFADLTAEAYSTVTALKGVTAIGFDLVRGPKTLDLIRKGFPPGKHLFAGVVDGRNIWVNDLEASLSTLKALEGVVAKDKLVVSTSCSLLHTSVDLVNENMLDGELKSWLAFAAQKLLEVNVLAKTLSGQKDEAFFSANAAALASRRSSPRVTNAAVQKATAALEEFDHRRATVVTARLEAQQEKLNLPILPTTTIGSFPQTAGLRKVRREYKAGKISVEEYVETIKGEIADVIKIQEELGIDVLVHGEPERNDMVEYFGEQLSGFAFTENGWVQSYGSRCVKPPIIYGDVSRPKPMTVFWSTLAQSMTKCPVKGMLTGPVTILNWAFVRNDVPRHETCYQIALAMKEEVEDLEKAGIKVIQIDEAALREGLPLRKSEQAFYLEWAVHSFRITNSAVEDATQIHTHMCYSNFNEIMGAIKDMDADVVTIENSRSEQKLLSVFSEGVKYEAGIGPGVYDIHSPRVPSTREIAERIEAMLAVLDAKNMWINPDCGLKTRKYSEIMPALTSMVAAAKLVRSRMHLG
- the LOC121741102 gene encoding 5-methyltetrahydropteroyltriglutamate--homocysteine methyltransferase-like isoform X2, whose protein sequence is MSPSVSGQQKRVRSMSSHIVGYPRVGAKRELKFALESFWDGKSSAEELQKVAADLRVSIWKQMADVGIKYIPSNTFSFYDQVLDTTSMLGAVPSRYGWNGGEIGFEVYFSMARGNASVPAMEMTKWFDTNYHYIVPELGPDVEFSYGSHKAVQEYKEAKALGVDTIPVLIGPVSYLLLSKRAKEVEKSFSLLSLIDKILPIYKKVVAELKAAGASWIQFDEPSLVMNLDSHQLDAFTHAYKELESSVSGLNVLIETYFADLTAEAYSTVTALKGVTAIGFDLVRGPKTLDLIRKGFPPGKHLFAGVVDGRNIWVNDLEASLSTLKALEGVVAKDKLVVSTSCSLLHTSVDLVNENMLDGELKSWLAFAAQKLLEVNVLAKTLSGQKDEAFFSANAAALASRRSSPRVTNAAVQKATAALEEFDHRRATVVTARLEAQQEKLNLPILPTTTIGSFPQTAGLRKVRREYKAGKISVEEYVETIKGEIADVIKIQEELGIDVLVHGEPERNDMVEYFGEQLSGFAFTENGWVQSYGSRCVKPPIIYGDVSRPKPMTVFWSTLAQSMTKCPVKGMLTGPVTILNWAFVRNDVPRHETCYQIALAMKEEVEDLEKAGIKVIQIDEAALREGLPLRKSEQAFYLEWAVHSFRITNSAVEDATQIHTHMCYSNFNEIMGAIKDMDADVVTIENSRSEQKLLSVFSEGVKYEAGIGPGVYDIHSPRVPSTREIAERIEAMLAVLDAKNMWINPDCGLKTRKYSEIMPALTSMVAAAKLVRSRMHLG
- the LOC121741102 gene encoding 5-methyltetrahydropteroyltriglutamate--homocysteine methyltransferase-like isoform X3, translating into MADVGIKYIPSNTFSFYDQVLDTTSMLGAVPSRYGWNGGEIGFEVYFSMARGNASVPAMEMTKWFDTNYHYIVPELGPDVEFSYGSHKAVQEYKEAKALGVDTIPVLIGPVSYLLLSKRAKEVEKSFSLLSLIDKILPIYKKVVAELKAAGASWIQFDEPSLVMNLDSHQLDAFTHAYKELESSVSGLNVLIETYFADLTAEAYSTVTALKGVTAIGFDLVRGPKTLDLIRKGFPPGKHLFAGVVDGRNIWVNDLEASLSTLKALEGVVAKDKLVVSTSCSLLHTSVDLVNENMLDGELKSWLAFAAQKLLEVNVLAKTLSGQKDEAFFSANAAALASRRSSPRVTNAAVQKATAALEEFDHRRATVVTARLEAQQEKLNLPILPTTTIGSFPQTAGLRKVRREYKAGKISVEEYVETIKGEIADVIKIQEELGIDVLVHGEPERNDMVEYFGEQLSGFAFTENGWVQSYGSRCVKPPIIYGDVSRPKPMTVFWSTLAQSMTKCPVKGMLTGPVTILNWAFVRNDVPRHETCYQIALAMKEEVEDLEKAGIKVIQIDEAALREGLPLRKSEQAFYLEWAVHSFRITNSAVEDATQIHTHMCYSNFNEIMGAIKDMDADVVTIENSRSEQKLLSVFSEGVKYEAGIGPGVYDIHSPRVPSTREIAERIEAMLAVLDAKNMWINPDCGLKTRKYSEIMPALTSMVAAAKLVRSRMHLG